The following proteins are encoded in a genomic region of Nicotiana sylvestris chromosome 4, ASM39365v2, whole genome shotgun sequence:
- the LOC104212213 gene encoding uncharacterized protein produces the protein MENYSYSSYPDSVNSSPRSREIDCENASWDDQPSSYKVKFMCSYGGKIHPRPHDNQLAYVGGETKILSVDRNIRFSNLIAKLSSISDCDVCFKYQLPGEDLDALISVTNDEDLEHMMLEYDRLYRASAKPARLRLFLFPMNTPATSTFGSTDSKPESQWFVDALNSVQLQDVNSPTAVSPVPAPAGTPDFLFGLEKGQTQQPPPVKLQDPVPPPSVPEVFAKEFHAGSDDRHIIGDTVISPAAADYQRQIQEMHRLQQHISNHEQAMYNRKVDEFYQQKGPPPPPQQTVPVKNPATFWPERHMTSGPYQTTAVQTEQPVYIVQTPAGVYQTPAMRPVTNQLGGQAYYGMQRVMPEVYREQPVYGGVPPQPTIQQPKMVGAYTSENMGMVRPHAPAEPTYTQVGYDSVGRQVYYTAPAGVMQQPMQHPAAAAAAAAAAVDGRQSGGALNPDGRIVGKP, from the coding sequence ATGGAAAACTACTCTTATTCTTCATACCCAGATTCAGTAAATTCATCCCCACGTTCTCGTGAAATTGACTGTGAAAACGCATCATGGGATGATCAACCTTCTTCCTATAAGGTCAAGTTCATGTGCAGCTATGGCGGTAAAATCCACCCTAGACCCCACGATAACCAACTCGCCTATGTCGGCGGTGAAACCAAAATCCTCTCCGTTGATCGTAATATCAGATTCTCAAATCTTATTGCCAAACTTTCATCTATTTCCGACTGTGACGTTTGCTTTAAGTATCAGTTACCTGGTGAGGATCTTGATGCTTTAATTTCAGTAACTAATGATGAAGATTTGGAACATATGATGCTTGAATATGACCGGCTTTATCGCGCTTCAGCTAAACCGGCTAGACTCCGGCTTTTTTTGTTCCCAATGAATACACCGGCGACAAGTACTTTCGGTTCTACTGACTCGAAACCTGAGAGTCAGTGGTTTGTTGATGCTTTGAATTCTGTTCAGTTACAGGACGTGAATTCACCGACGGCTGTTTCGCCGGTGCCGGCCCCGGCGGGTACTCCTGATTTTTTGTTTGGTTTAGAGAAAGGACAAACTCAACAACCTCCGCCGGTAAAGTTACAGGATCCGGTTCCTCCGCCGTCGGTGCCGGAGGTTTTTGCAAAGGAATTTCATGCTGGTTCTGATGACCGGCATATCATCGGGGATACTGTAATTTCGCCCGCGGCGGCTGATTATCAGAGACAGATTCAGGAAATGCACAGGTTGCAGCAGCATATTTCGAACCACGAACAAGCTATGTACAACAGAAAGGTTGATGAATTTTATCAGCAAAAGGGTCCTCCTCCGCCGCCTCAACAGACGGTGCCGGTGAAAAATCCGGCGACGTTTTGGCCGGAACGGCATATGACAAGTGGACCTTACCAAACAACAGCAGTTCAAACTGAGCAACCTGTATACATAGTTCAAACACCCGCTGGGGTTTATCAAACTCCGGCGATGCGACCGGTGACTAACCAATTGGGTGGTCAGGCTTATTACGGCATGCAGCGCGTGATGCCGGAGGTATACCGGGAACAGCCGGTGTACGGCGGAGTTCCGCCACAGCCAACAATTCAACAGCCGAAGATGGTAGGAGCTTACACGTCTGAAAATATGGGGATGGTGCGGCCACACGCGCCGGCGGAGCCTACGTATACACAAGTTGGGTATGATAGTGTAGGGAGACAGGTGTATTATACTGCACCAGCAGGTGTTATGCAACAGCCAATGCAGCATCCTGCGGCGGCTGCTGCTGCCGCTGCAGCGGCGGTGGACGGGAGGCAGAGTGGTGGCGCGTTGAATCCAGATGGTAGAATTGTTGGCAAGCCTTGA